A DNA window from Hordeum vulgare subsp. vulgare chromosome 1H, MorexV3_pseudomolecules_assembly, whole genome shotgun sequence contains the following coding sequences:
- the LOC123411101 gene encoding peroxidase 5-like — translation MTVQMRRGGATCLSLVQVVAVVSYVVVLMASAGVRAQLRVGFYDSSCPAAEIIVQQEVSKAVTANPGLAAGLLRLHFHDCFVGGCEASVLVDSTKGNTAEKDAGPNTSLRGFEVIDRIKARVEQACFGVVSCADILAFAARDSVALTGGNAYQVPAGRRDGGVSRAQDTGGNLPPPSPNVNQLTKIFASKGLNQKDLVTLSGAHTIGGSHCSSFSSRLQTPSPTAQDPTMDPGYVAQLAQQCGASSSPGPLVPMDAVTPNSFDEGFYKGIMSNRGLLASDQALLSDGNTAVQVVSYANDPATFQSDFAAAMVKMGYVGVLTGSSGKIRANCRVV, via the exons ATGACGGTCCAGATGAGACGGGGCGGCGCGACGTGCTTAAGCTTGgtccaggtggtggcggtggtctcCTACGTGGTGGTGCTAATGGCGTCGGCGGGCGTGCGCGCGCAGCTGCGGGTGGGGTTCTACGACAGCTCGTGCCCGGCGGCGGAGATCATCGTGCAGCAGGAGGTGAGCAAGGCGGTGACCGCGAACCCGGGCCTCGCAGCGGGCCTCCTCCGTCTCCACTTCCACGACTGCTTCGTCGGCGGCTGCGAGGCGTCGGTGCTGGTCGACTCCACCAAGGGCAACACGGCGGAGAAGGACGCCGGGCCCAACACGAGCCTGCGGGGGTTCGAGGTCATCGACCGGATCAAGGCCCGGGTGGAGCAGGCCTGCTTCGGCGTCGTCTCCTGCGCCGACATCCTCGCCTTCGCCGCCAGGGACAGCGTCGCGCTG ACCGGCGGGAACGCATACCAGGTGCCGGCGGGGCGGAGGGACGGGGGCGTGTCGCGGGCGCAGGACACGGGCGGCAACCTGCCGCCCCCGAGCCCCAACGTGAACCAGCTCACCAAGATCTTCGCCTCCAAGGGGCTCAACCAGAAGGACCTGGTGACGCTGTCCGGGGCGCACACCATCGGCGGCTCGCACTGCAGCTCCTTCAGCAGCCGCCTGCAGACGCCGTCCCCGACGGCGCAGGACCCGACCATGGACCCCGGCTACGTGGCGCAGCTGGCGCAGCAGTGCGGCGCGTCCTCCTCGCCGGGCCCGCTCGTGCCCATGGACGCCGTCACCCCCAACTCCTTCGACGAAGGGTTCTACAAGGGCATCATGTCCAACCGGGGCCTGCTCGCCTCCGACCAGGCGCTGCTCAGCGACGGGAACACCGCCGTGCAGGTGGTCTCCTACGCCAACGACCCGGCCACCTTCCAGAGCGACTTCGCCGCTGCCATGGTCAAGATGGGCTACGTCGGCGTGCTCACCGGCAGCAGCGGCAAGATCAGGGCCAACTGCCGAGTCGTATGA